Proteins encoded together in one Rossellomorea sp. y25 window:
- a CDS encoding NUDIX domain-containing protein: MEEEQLAVFDEYGNRIGVASRSEVHLKGYWHETFHCWLAHYDESSGETYIYFQLRSDKKKDFPGLLDITAAGHILSEEKIEDGVREVHEELGLLIKIDELQSLGIVKGELDQRDMIDRELTHVFLYSKPVAYDEFQLQLEEVSGIFRTTLQDFKALVQQTKAEIEVEGFHINETGKTDFIKQRVSYHHYVPHERSYLLEIIARISAHL, encoded by the coding sequence GTGGAGGAAGAACAACTAGCCGTCTTTGATGAATACGGTAATAGGATTGGAGTAGCAAGTCGTTCCGAGGTTCATTTAAAGGGATATTGGCATGAAACTTTTCACTGTTGGCTTGCGCATTATGATGAGAGTAGTGGAGAGACCTATATTTACTTCCAACTGAGAAGTGATAAGAAAAAGGATTTCCCTGGCTTGCTTGATATTACCGCCGCTGGACATATCTTGTCAGAAGAGAAGATTGAAGACGGCGTAAGAGAAGTTCATGAAGAGCTTGGACTTCTTATTAAGATAGATGAACTGCAATCATTAGGAATTGTAAAAGGGGAATTAGATCAACGGGATATGATCGATCGGGAACTAACTCACGTATTCCTGTATTCCAAGCCGGTTGCATATGACGAGTTTCAACTTCAGTTAGAAGAAGTGTCCGGTATTTTCCGTACGACTCTTCAAGACTTTAAAGCCCTCGTTCAACAAACGAAAGCGGAAATAGAAGTAGAAGGATTTCATATTAATGAAACAGGAAAAACGGACTTCATTAAGCAAAGGGTGAGTTACCATCACTATGTTCCTCATGAAAGGTCCTACCTTCTTGAAATAATTGCGCGCATATCGGCTCATCTTTAG
- a CDS encoding HAD hydrolase-like protein, whose product MKAAMIFDMDGTLFQTDRILEASLHDTFQRLRDEGTWKEDTPLEIYREIMGVPLSVVWKTLLPHHPLHIHGKVNDLFHEKLIENIQKGNGSLYPHTEEILAYLSGRGFPIFVASNGYPHYLKTVVEYFHLDQWILECYSIQEIHSDDKGELIRKIKEDHNLTHGIVIGDRLSDFKGAEANHFLSIGCAFDFSQENELREADIVVEDLLEVKDYLEEMK is encoded by the coding sequence ATGAAAGCTGCAATGATTTTTGACATGGATGGAACGTTATTTCAAACGGATCGTATTCTTGAAGCTTCACTTCATGATACGTTTCAACGACTAAGAGATGAAGGAACGTGGAAAGAGGATACACCTCTTGAAATATACAGAGAAATTATGGGTGTCCCTCTTTCTGTTGTGTGGAAAACACTTTTACCTCATCATCCCTTACATATACATGGGAAAGTGAATGATCTATTTCATGAAAAACTGATTGAAAATATTCAGAAGGGAAATGGATCTCTCTATCCACATACGGAGGAAATATTAGCTTACTTATCAGGGAGAGGTTTTCCGATCTTTGTGGCAAGCAACGGCTATCCTCATTATTTAAAGACGGTCGTGGAGTACTTTCATTTGGATCAATGGATTTTAGAGTGCTACAGCATTCAGGAAATACATTCAGATGACAAAGGGGAGTTGATTCGAAAAATCAAAGAGGATCATAATCTTACACATGGGATTGTGATTGGTGATAGATTGTCTGACTTCAAAGGAGCAGAGGCAAATCACTTTCTTTCGATAGGTTGTGCTTTTGATTTTTCTCAGGAAAATGAATTGCGTGAAGCGGATATTGTGGTTGAAGATCTCTTGGAGGTTAAAGATTATCTGGAGGAAATGAAATAA
- the selB gene encoding selenocysteine-specific translation elongation factor gives MGKQYYTIGMAGHIDHGKTTLTKALTSVDTDRLKEEKDRSISIEPGFAPLYNDEEMEISVVDVPGHERFIRQMIAGVAGIDLVVLVVAADEGVMPQTKEHLDILSLLGVTHGIVVLTKISKVDEELRDIALEEVIDELKGTVFERASVLVADSISGEGVEELKQKIITTLRGMASRSIRGDFRLPIDQVFTLKGQGTVVRGTVFEGTLDTGEEIIILPQGIHTKAKQIQAHHRKESRAFAGQRAAINLSGVDYKELKRGNVLVTSTHLTVTNTIDVCLEVIHAVNHPIKQRMPVVLHVGTSEVMGKLVFFDRNKVESETELILCQIRLDESIVVKRGDRFILRRPSPMETIGGGWIIQPNGGKYKFGEETMALLQSERHGTPQERVLRLLEQYKCVDEDFILSEASLSHRELHDLLQGDDQWVVLSESKISHMKIVEECVKSIEQILREFHEEFPLLRGINSGELKQTLKRYTGDLVDYVIEQKHWKRNSGFLCLEGFIPHLPTEWEKRCKQLIILLEADGTHVKDMEEYFHQVGIPQKWQSDFYHFFIQEKKIVQLDNKKAYSYQVFMKAVEGLKEKTGETFDIADAKAALGLSRKYMIPFLEKLDKDGLTLRIQGHRKWIGTSMKE, from the coding sequence ATGGGGAAACAATATTATACGATTGGAATGGCCGGACATATTGATCATGGAAAAACCACTCTCACAAAAGCCCTTACTTCTGTTGATACTGATCGATTAAAGGAGGAAAAGGATCGCAGCATCTCGATTGAACCCGGGTTTGCCCCATTATATAATGATGAAGAAATGGAGATTTCCGTAGTGGATGTTCCTGGTCATGAGCGGTTTATTCGCCAGATGATCGCAGGTGTGGCCGGGATCGATCTCGTTGTGTTAGTGGTAGCTGCAGACGAAGGTGTGATGCCGCAAACGAAGGAACATCTTGATATCCTGTCGTTACTAGGAGTTACTCACGGTATTGTCGTGCTGACGAAAATTTCGAAAGTTGATGAAGAACTACGGGATATTGCTCTTGAAGAAGTGATAGATGAGTTGAAAGGAACGGTATTTGAAAGGGCCAGTGTCTTGGTGGCAGATAGTATTTCAGGGGAGGGTGTCGAAGAGTTAAAACAGAAAATCATTACTACATTAAGAGGCATGGCTTCAAGAAGTATCAGAGGCGATTTTCGTTTACCGATTGATCAAGTTTTTACTTTAAAGGGTCAAGGGACAGTCGTAAGAGGGACCGTTTTTGAAGGAACCTTGGACACTGGAGAGGAAATAATCATATTACCTCAAGGAATACATACAAAAGCGAAACAAATTCAAGCCCATCATAGGAAAGAGAGTCGTGCTTTTGCCGGTCAACGTGCAGCGATAAACCTTTCTGGAGTGGACTACAAAGAATTGAAAAGAGGAAATGTACTCGTCACATCCACTCATCTTACCGTGACCAACACGATTGATGTGTGTCTCGAAGTAATACATGCAGTAAACCATCCTATAAAACAAAGAATGCCTGTTGTGCTCCATGTAGGAACTTCCGAAGTGATGGGGAAGCTCGTATTTTTTGATCGAAATAAAGTGGAGTCGGAAACCGAGCTTATTTTATGCCAGATCCGGCTTGATGAATCGATTGTTGTCAAAAGAGGCGATCGTTTTATACTAAGAAGACCCTCTCCAATGGAAACCATCGGAGGAGGCTGGATTATTCAGCCGAATGGTGGGAAATACAAGTTCGGAGAGGAAACGATGGCCCTTCTTCAGTCTGAACGGCACGGGACGCCTCAGGAAAGAGTTCTAAGGCTACTTGAACAATATAAATGTGTAGATGAAGATTTCATCTTAAGTGAAGCCTCTTTATCGCATAGAGAACTGCATGATTTGCTACAGGGTGATGATCAATGGGTTGTACTTTCAGAATCCAAGATCTCTCATATGAAAATAGTTGAAGAATGTGTGAAATCGATCGAACAGATTCTTCGAGAGTTTCACGAGGAGTTTCCGTTATTGCGAGGGATCAATAGTGGTGAGTTGAAACAAACTTTAAAAAGGTACACAGGAGATTTAGTGGACTATGTGATTGAACAAAAACATTGGAAGCGAAACAGTGGCTTTCTTTGTTTAGAGGGATTCATTCCTCACTTACCTACTGAATGGGAGAAACGATGCAAACAGCTCATTATCTTATTAGAGGCTGATGGGACACACGTAAAAGACATGGAAGAGTATTTTCATCAAGTAGGTATTCCTCAAAAATGGCAGTCTGATTTTTATCACTTTTTTATCCAGGAAAAGAAAATCGTGCAATTGGATAATAAAAAAGCCTATTCTTATCAAGTTTTTATGAAAGCTGTTGAAGGCTTAAAAGAAAAGACCGGCGAAACATTCGATATAGCTGATGCCAAAGCTGCTCTGGGATTATCCAGAAAATATATGATACCGTTTCTAGAAAAGCTGGATAAGGATGGTCTGACTTTAAGGATTCAGGGGCATCGTAAGTGGATTGGAACAAGTATGAAGGAATGA
- a CDS encoding 8-oxo-dGTP diphosphatase, producing the protein MKVDTVMYSLVMIQRGDKVLLLNRPERKDYPGYIAPGGKIDFPESPAAGAIREVREETGLQVEKLRYKGLDEYVVPGKGFRYIVYNYLAYETTGELLENPPEGELVWVLKSAALNLPMQPFFKRKFPLFFEEGTFEIHTSWNGIDKETAEVTIRQLS; encoded by the coding sequence ATGAAAGTAGATACAGTGATGTATTCGTTAGTAATGATACAGCGTGGGGACAAAGTGCTGTTATTAAATAGGCCGGAGCGGAAAGATTATCCCGGTTATATTGCCCCGGGAGGTAAAATTGACTTCCCCGAAAGCCCGGCAGCAGGTGCAATCCGAGAGGTAAGAGAAGAGACAGGTTTACAGGTGGAAAAATTAAGGTATAAAGGGTTAGATGAATACGTTGTACCTGGAAAGGGATTTCGATATATCGTGTATAATTACCTTGCCTATGAAACCACAGGTGAGCTCCTTGAAAACCCTCCTGAAGGTGAATTGGTTTGGGTCTTAAAGTCAGCAGCCTTAAATTTACCGATGCAGCCCTTTTTTAAACGAAAATTCCCTTTGTTTTTTGAAGAAGGAACTTTTGAAATCCACACCTCCTGGAATGGAATCGATAAAGAGACTGCTGAGGTGACGATTCGCCAGTTGTCATAA
- the cls gene encoding cardiolipin synthase, which produces MLKKGLKGILITAAFIVILFLIMHWDVKQGVKNYARTHPMTETLSRKAEINVYNTGKDLYKKLFADIKTADELVWIHFFIIRDDQISNEFFDLLIEKAKEGIDVRLSVDFLGSDIKKESINRMGEGGVKIVKSRSLSLKNIFYSLHHRNHRRLVSIDQRIAYIGGFNMGDEYLGKDPKLGYWRDYHIRLEGEAGKEVAQQFKRDWVEDGAESMESVHPTRTSSENEGSNVHFLFSTGDSIVDKTVNWINSSEESITITTPYFLPNGKLVSALKKAVKRGVKVKILIPDNTDAWFTKPPSYRIEKTLLESGVDLYLYEKGFFHGKVLVIDHKWADIGTANWDPRSFYLNDESNCIISDAKVAAELESLIHNDIKHSKKLTMKAFNELPAWEKALRKTPDWIYFYF; this is translated from the coding sequence TTGCTGAAAAAAGGACTTAAAGGAATCCTGATAACGGCTGCATTCATCGTGATTTTGTTTCTCATCATGCACTGGGATGTGAAACAAGGTGTAAAAAACTATGCGAGAACTCACCCAATGACGGAAACCCTTTCTCGTAAAGCTGAAATCAACGTCTATAATACAGGGAAGGACTTATATAAAAAATTGTTTGCGGATATTAAAACAGCAGATGAGCTGGTTTGGATTCATTTTTTTATTATCAGGGATGATCAGATTTCCAACGAGTTTTTTGATTTGCTGATTGAAAAGGCTAAGGAAGGTATAGATGTTCGATTGTCTGTCGACTTCCTTGGTTCAGACATTAAGAAGGAAAGTATAAATAGGATGGGAGAAGGAGGGGTGAAAATTGTCAAAAGCAGGTCTCTATCCCTGAAGAACATTTTCTATTCCCTTCATCATCGGAACCATCGCAGGCTCGTTTCCATTGATCAAAGAATTGCCTATATTGGAGGCTTCAATATGGGGGATGAATATTTAGGGAAAGACCCGAAGCTTGGGTACTGGAGGGACTATCACATACGGTTGGAGGGTGAGGCAGGAAAAGAGGTGGCACAGCAGTTTAAAAGGGACTGGGTCGAGGATGGAGCAGAAAGTATGGAGAGCGTGCATCCTACTCGTACTTCAAGTGAAAATGAGGGGAGCAACGTTCATTTCTTGTTTTCTACAGGAGACAGTATTGTAGATAAGACAGTAAACTGGATTAACAGTTCGGAAGAGAGTATCACAATTACAACGCCATACTTTTTACCAAATGGGAAACTGGTATCAGCTTTAAAGAAAGCAGTGAAGCGTGGGGTAAAAGTGAAAATACTCATCCCGGACAATACAGATGCATGGTTTACGAAGCCGCCAAGTTACAGGATAGAGAAAACTTTGTTAGAGAGCGGAGTGGATCTCTATTTATATGAAAAAGGATTTTTCCACGGTAAAGTGCTGGTCATCGATCATAAATGGGCTGATATAGGTACAGCCAATTGGGATCCACGCAGCTTCTACTTAAATGATGAAAGCAACTGCATCATAAGCGATGCAAAAGTTGCCGCCGAATTAGAATCACTCATCCATAATGACATTAAGCATAGTAAAAAGCTGACCATGAAGGCTTTTAATGAACTCCCTGCCTGGGAAAAAGCGCTTCGCAAAACGCCTGATTGGATATATTTTTATTTCTAA
- a CDS encoding SCO family protein, whose translation MSKTKPFIVVMTIIGILLAGCSNSDFQAETDYEVKEFSYTNQNNQEVGLNDLKGQVWIADFIFTNCETVCPPMTFNLTKLQEKLKEEGVEEYKIVSFSVDPENDTPDALKEYISNFEADTSKWELLTGYEFDEVKNLAEHSFRSIVADDPNSDQMIHGTSFYLVNQKGTVVKTYSGNSDVPYDEIVQDMKTLIKEGSK comes from the coding sequence ATGTCAAAAACCAAACCATTCATTGTGGTGATGACCATCATCGGTATTCTCCTTGCAGGTTGCAGTAATAGTGACTTTCAAGCAGAAACAGATTATGAAGTGAAAGAATTTTCTTATACCAATCAAAATAATCAAGAAGTCGGTTTGAATGATTTGAAAGGACAAGTCTGGATCGCAGATTTCATATTCACTAATTGTGAAACAGTTTGTCCACCTATGACATTTAATTTAACGAAGCTTCAAGAAAAGCTGAAAGAAGAAGGAGTAGAGGAATACAAAATCGTCTCCTTCAGCGTAGATCCTGAAAATGATACACCGGACGCATTAAAAGAATATATTTCAAACTTTGAAGCAGACACGAGTAAATGGGAACTGCTTACAGGCTATGAATTTGACGAGGTAAAGAATTTGGCCGAACATTCCTTCCGCTCGATCGTAGCCGACGATCCTAATTCCGATCAGATGATTCATGGTACCAGCTTCTACTTGGTGAATCAAAAAGGTACTGTAGTAAAAACGTATAGTGGCAATAGTGATGTCCCATACGATGAAATTGTCCAAGATATGAAAACATTGATTAAAGAAGGATCGAAATAG
- the coaW gene encoding type II pantothenate kinase: MSVVGVDAGGTLTKIVYEETGRMHFKTFTSEQQENVQQWLTLLAQNHKLFITGGKAEKWGEIFPHAHIVGEFEAVCSGAKLLLKEENSDLKQFILINIGTGTSIFKVDENGCERLLGSGLGGGTFMGLGGLLTGESDYYELVRLSKVGKREQVDLTVRDVYEAMNSPVPEHLTAANFAKGDASSKKADKLRALTNMIAETIILLTSQASQVLKLEHFVFIGSTLKSNPALKEDLTQFQDMLSYTPIFPEKGAYAGSLGAFDIGREAELSQNRQ, translated from the coding sequence ATGAGTGTAGTCGGGGTAGATGCTGGCGGCACGTTAACCAAGATCGTGTATGAAGAAACTGGCAGAATGCATTTTAAAACATTTACCAGTGAGCAGCAAGAGAATGTGCAGCAGTGGCTTACACTCTTGGCCCAAAATCATAAACTCTTCATTACGGGAGGAAAAGCAGAGAAGTGGGGAGAGATCTTTCCACATGCACATATTGTTGGTGAATTCGAAGCAGTTTGCAGTGGAGCTAAACTGCTCCTTAAAGAGGAAAATAGTGACCTGAAACAGTTCATCCTCATAAATATAGGTACAGGGACGTCTATTTTTAAGGTTGATGAAAACGGATGTGAGAGATTACTCGGTAGTGGGTTAGGTGGCGGAACCTTTATGGGATTGGGAGGTCTGCTAACTGGAGAGTCTGACTATTACGAGCTGGTACGGTTATCAAAAGTAGGCAAACGAGAGCAAGTTGATTTAACAGTAAGAGACGTTTATGAGGCAATGAATTCTCCAGTTCCTGAACATTTGACAGCTGCAAATTTTGCTAAAGGGGATGCATCTTCTAAGAAAGCAGACAAACTGCGGGCTCTAACAAATATGATAGCAGAAACCATTATTCTGCTTACATCTCAAGCATCTCAAGTTCTTAAGTTAGAGCATTTCGTATTTATTGGAAGTACGTTGAAATCAAATCCTGCTTTAAAAGAGGACCTTACACAATTTCAAGATATGTTATCCTACACCCCTATTTTTCCAGAGAAAGGTGCATACGCTGGAAGTCTGGGAGCGTTTGATATTGGAAGGGAAGCAGAGCTTTCACAAAATAGACAATGA
- a CDS encoding methionine biosynthesis PLP-dependent protein, whose protein sequence is MKKHIDTLLVQAGNRKDPATGAVSLPIHLSTAYEHKGIGQSTGYDYTRTGNPTRATLEDTLTQLEEGHRGFAFSSGMAAIQAILSLFSSGDELIVSKDLYGGSYRLFVQYEAQYSIKFHFVDTSDAGSIEEQISKRTKAIFLETPTNPLMNEASISEVAGIAKCNGLLLIVDNTFYTPVLQKPLTEGADIVIHSATKYLGGHNDVLAGVVVVNTEELAEKICTIQNSIGAVLSPFDCWLLLRGMKTLSLRMAQHEKNARKLAKYLEGHECVTDVLYPGKGGMLSFRIAKEEWVDPFLKHLKVITFAESLGGVESFITYPATQTHADIPEEERNRLGICNRLLRFSVGIEFIDDLIEDLENVFQQLEKEVLTYE, encoded by the coding sequence TTGAAAAAACATATTGATACTTTGCTTGTCCAGGCGGGAAACCGGAAAGATCCTGCAACGGGTGCTGTGAGCCTACCCATTCATTTATCGACTGCTTATGAACATAAGGGGATTGGGCAATCGACAGGCTATGATTACACAAGAACAGGAAATCCAACCCGCGCAACCTTAGAAGACACCCTCACTCAATTGGAAGAAGGGCACAGAGGGTTTGCCTTCAGCTCGGGGATGGCAGCGATTCAGGCAATCCTTAGCTTATTTTCCAGCGGGGATGAATTGATTGTTTCGAAAGACCTATACGGCGGGAGCTACCGTTTATTCGTACAGTATGAAGCACAATATAGTATCAAATTTCATTTCGTCGATACAAGTGATGCCGGCTCCATAGAAGAACAAATTTCTAAGAGAACAAAGGCCATCTTTCTTGAAACGCCAACCAATCCATTAATGAATGAAGCAAGCATTTCTGAGGTTGCTGGAATCGCAAAGTGTAACGGGTTGCTTTTAATTGTCGATAATACCTTCTACACACCTGTTCTTCAAAAGCCACTCACTGAAGGAGCAGACATAGTTATTCACAGCGCCACGAAATACTTAGGGGGCCATAATGACGTGCTGGCAGGTGTTGTGGTTGTAAACACAGAGGAGCTGGCGGAAAAAATCTGCACCATTCAAAATTCCATCGGCGCGGTTCTCTCACCATTTGATTGTTGGCTTTTATTAAGAGGGATGAAAACCCTTAGTCTCCGAATGGCTCAACATGAAAAAAACGCAAGAAAACTAGCAAAATATCTTGAAGGGCACGAATGTGTAACGGACGTTTTATATCCGGGAAAAGGCGGCATGCTTTCCTTTCGAATCGCAAAGGAAGAATGGGTGGATCCCTTTCTCAAACACTTAAAAGTTATTACGTTTGCTGAAAGTTTAGGAGGGGTTGAAAGCTTTATCACCTACCCCGCAACCCAAACACATGCAGACATTCCCGAAGAAGAAAGAAATAGGTTGGGTATCTGCAACAGGCTCCTGCGGTTCTCTGTAGGAATTGAATTTATTGATGACCTGATTGAAGACCTGGAGAATGTATTTCAACAATTGGAAAAAGAGGTGCTTACGTATGAGTAA
- a CDS encoding tryptophan--tRNA ligase — translation MKKQVLTGIKPTGRIHLGNYIGAIKPALRLAENQSYNTAYFVADYHGLTKIHDQHEMKELSYGVAAAWLALGLDPDRAIFYRQSDVPEIFELSWILACFAPKGLMNRAHAYKSVVEDNQKRGREVDAGVNMGLFTYPILMAADILLFQTELVPVGKDQIQHVEIARDIAENFNKQYGETFVLPDYVIQEETSVLPGLDGRKMSKSYNNTIPLFEESKKLQKLINKIKTDSSPPEEPKDPESSVIFSLYKEFATSDQVEEMRRRFQGGIGWGEAKKELFQVMNSFIEEPRSKYEELIANPKRLDAILKEGADKAREKTIPFMKEIKRKMGIFH, via the coding sequence ATGAAAAAACAAGTTCTGACTGGTATCAAACCAACAGGCAGGATTCATTTAGGGAATTATATTGGCGCCATTAAACCGGCATTACGATTGGCAGAGAATCAATCCTACAACACCGCTTATTTTGTTGCGGATTATCATGGGTTAACGAAGATACATGATCAGCATGAAATGAAAGAACTATCTTATGGAGTGGCGGCAGCTTGGTTAGCATTAGGGTTGGATCCTGATCGAGCGATTTTTTACCGTCAATCTGATGTACCTGAGATTTTTGAATTAAGCTGGATCCTCGCTTGCTTTGCACCGAAAGGATTAATGAACCGGGCCCATGCATATAAATCAGTAGTTGAAGATAATCAAAAAAGGGGCAGAGAAGTAGATGCAGGGGTCAACATGGGCTTATTCACCTACCCGATATTGATGGCGGCGGATATCCTTCTATTCCAAACGGAACTGGTTCCTGTCGGTAAAGATCAAATTCAGCATGTCGAAATTGCAAGGGACATTGCAGAAAACTTTAATAAGCAATATGGCGAAACATTTGTTCTTCCCGATTATGTGATACAGGAAGAAACATCTGTTCTACCGGGACTTGATGGACGAAAAATGAGTAAAAGCTATAACAATACCATCCCATTATTTGAAGAATCAAAAAAGCTTCAAAAACTAATCAATAAAATCAAAACAGATTCTTCACCCCCTGAGGAGCCTAAGGATCCTGAATCGTCCGTCATATTTTCGCTTTATAAGGAATTTGCAACATCCGATCAAGTTGAAGAAATGAGAAGGAGATTTCAAGGCGGAATAGGGTGGGGAGAAGCGAAAAAAGAGCTATTCCAAGTCATGAATTCATTTATCGAGGAACCTCGATCCAAATATGAAGAACTAATAGCCAACCCCAAGAGGCTGGATGCCATTTTAAAAGAAGGAGCCGATAAAGCAAGAGAAAAGACGATTCCATTTATGAAAGAAATTAAAAGGAAAATGGGTATCTTTCATTAA
- a CDS encoding metal-dependent hydrolase, which translates to MNGTAHMAIGAATGFIVANSFGSGPDITATLVAIGGVSGLMPDMDIDGKLSNKVTFSPKMIRAVAQIIGFLMMVYSYLEGIGKEQWLGIGYGAGMMILSSFITQRRMLMITGIGVTACGWQLNETWLWLLGIYIFVASFVSHRSYTHSVLGIVYYGMIAHYLESSIMIDGVFEACVIGYASHLIADMKFLPFNKRGIKLFLPLSSKEI; encoded by the coding sequence TTGAACGGCACAGCACATATGGCTATTGGAGCAGCAACGGGATTTATTGTGGCGAACTCATTTGGATCTGGTCCTGACATAACCGCCACACTTGTGGCAATAGGCGGGGTATCCGGACTCATGCCTGATATGGATATTGACGGAAAGCTTAGTAACAAGGTTACTTTTTCACCCAAAATGATCAGAGCAGTGGCACAAATCATTGGTTTTTTAATGATGGTGTACAGCTATCTTGAAGGAATTGGGAAAGAACAATGGCTCGGGATTGGATATGGTGCAGGAATGATGATTCTCTCGAGTTTCATTACCCAGAGAAGGATGCTGATGATTACCGGCATCGGTGTGACAGCATGCGGTTGGCAGTTGAATGAAACGTGGTTATGGTTGTTGGGCATTTATATTTTCGTTGCCTCATTCGTTTCACATCGCAGTTATACTCACTCTGTTCTTGGAATTGTATATTATGGCATGATTGCCCATTATCTGGAGTCATCAATAATGATTGATGGAGTTTTTGAAGCGTGTGTAATCGGATATGCAAGTCATCTGATCGCGGATATGAAATTTCTCCCTTTTAATAAGAGAGGCATAAAACTTTTCCTTCCTCTTTCATCTAAAGAAATCTAA
- a CDS encoding VanZ family protein has translation MKELWSAFGWVLPIIVVVTISLIFAVSFWKKRKGKGRWMNLLPVLFTCITIGAICLITMTPLTGGNVSEGSVNFDPFSNLKLNLIYRNHLDVPIRNLMANILLFIPLAFFIAWWMRQSKQIILMVTFIGALFSFGIEFAQYYLPLGRATDIDDWIMNTLGSFIGGLLFVFARLIYNLLRINKKIN, from the coding sequence ATGAAAGAATTATGGAGCGCATTTGGTTGGGTTCTTCCAATTATTGTGGTTGTGACGATTTCCCTTATCTTTGCGGTCTCCTTTTGGAAGAAGAGAAAGGGGAAGGGCAGATGGATGAATTTACTGCCTGTTCTGTTTACGTGTATAACGATTGGAGCAATCTGTTTAATCACAATGACCCCATTGACGGGTGGAAATGTTTCAGAGGGATCTGTGAATTTTGATCCATTTTCTAATTTGAAGTTGAATTTAATTTACCGGAATCATTTAGATGTGCCCATTCGAAACTTGATGGCCAATATATTATTGTTCATTCCATTAGCCTTTTTTATTGCTTGGTGGATGAGGCAGTCAAAGCAGATTATTCTGATGGTGACATTTATCGGAGCACTTTTCTCCTTTGGAATAGAGTTTGCTCAATACTATCTTCCATTAGGAAGAGCAACGGATATTGATGATTGGATAATGAATACATTGGGTTCATTTATTGGTGGCCTCCTTTTTGTGTTCGCACGCTTAATCTATAATCTGTTGAGAATCAATAAAAAAATCAACTGA